A genomic stretch from Oreochromis aureus strain Israel breed Guangdong linkage group 17, ZZ_aureus, whole genome shotgun sequence includes:
- the angptl3 gene encoding angiopoietin-related protein 3 isoform X1, with product MKVFFLLLVLASSTVAAPLEASGRQEHPTLSSQASTIAPIQPEPRSRFAMLDDVRLLANGLLQLGQSLREFVHKTKAQINDIFQKLNIFDRSFYQLSVVTSEIKEEEEELKKTTSFLKANNEEIKNLSLEINSKINNILQERTQLQSKVGNLEERLKGLSQSMVPSDQLSEITSLKEVIEAQDKTIANLLKAVKEQHDQLDYQKIKIKNLEEKLSYESFQDTADKLMDSDYETLNMFEYLKGNSTGLETSDFPVDCTEVFNKGETNSGVYVIKPNQSEPFSVFCEMSSEGGSTVIQRRVDGSVDFDQTWEKYEKGFGDLEKDFWLGLKKIHSITQEGVYILRVDLEDWKEEKHWVEYRFSLEGPSKDYSLHVSHFSGDLPDTMANCTGMKFATKDRNTDSNQNSNCARSSTGGWWLNACGETNLNARHVWLRPKGRLMRRKGIHWRPTTGSSYSLKMTKISIRQASTADISI from the exons ATGAAGGTATTTTTCCTGTTGCTGGTGCTAGCCAGTTCAACCGTTGCTGCCCCCCTGGAAGCCTCGGGTAGACAAGAACACCCGACCCTGTCTTCCCAGGCTTCCACCATAGCGCCGATCCAACCCGAGCCCAGGTCTCGCTTTGCCATGCTGGACGATGTTCGCCTACTAGCAAACGGCCTCCTCCAGTTAGGCCAGAGTTTACGAGAGTTCGTCCACAAGACCAAGGCACAGATCAACGACATCTTCCAAAAGCTCAATATTTTTGACCGCTCTTTTTACCAGCTCTCAGTCGTCACATCGGAGattaaagaggaagaagaagagctcAAAAAGACAACTAGCTTTTTGAAGGCCAACAATGAGGAGATCAAGAATTTGTCACTGGAAATCAACTCGAAGATCAACAACATCTTACAGGAGCGCACACAACTGCAGAGCAAGGTGGGGAACCTTGAAGAAAGACTGAAGGGCTTGTCGCAGAGCATGGTCCCTTCTGATCAGCTTAGTGAAATCACATCTCTCAAG gAAGTGATTGAAGCTCAAGATAAAACAATTGCCAATCTTCTGAAAGCTGTGAAGGAGCAACATGATCAGCTGGACTACCagaaaataaagattaaaaaccTGGAGGAAAAG CTCAGCTATGAGAGTTTTCAAGATACAGCTGATAAACTAATGGACTCAGACTACGAAACTCTCAATATGTTTGAATATCTGAAAGGAAACTCAACTGGCCTGGAAACAAGTG attttccCGTGGACTGCACTGAGGTGTTTAACAAAGGAGAAACAAATAGCGGTGTCTACGTTATCAAACCAAACCAATCAGAGCCATTCAGCGTTTTCTGTGAAATGAGTTCAG AAGGGGGTTCAACAGTCATCCAGCGCAGGGTTGATGGTTCGGTGGATTTTGATCAGACATGGGAAAAGTACGAAAAAGGTTTTGGAGACCTGGAAA AGGACTTCTGGCTGGGCTTAAAAAAGATCCACAGCATTACACAGGAGGGTGTTTACATCCTTCGCGTTGATTTAGAGGACTGGAAGGAGGAAAAACACTGGGTTGAATACCGCTTCTCACTGGAAGGTCCCTCCAAGGACTATAGTCTTCATGTCAGCCATTTCTCAGGTGACCTGCCTGATACCATGGCCAACTGCACCGGCATGAAATTTGCCAcgaaagacagaaacacagacagcaacCAGAACTCCAACTGTGCACGCAGCTCCACAG GTGGCTGGTGGCTCAATGCTTGCGGTGAAACCAACCTTAATGCTAGGCATGTGTGGCTGAGACCAAAGGGGCGCTTGATGAGGAGGAAGGGCATTCACTGGAGGCCAACCACAGGGTCCTCGTACTCACTCAAGATGACCAAAATCTCCATTCGACAAGCTTCAACTGCTGATATCTCCATCTGA
- the angptl3 gene encoding angiopoietin-related protein 3 isoform X2 — protein MKVFFLLLVLASSTVAAPLEASGRQEHPTLSSQASTIAPIQPEPRSRFAMLDDVRLLANGLLQLGQSLREFVHKTKAQINDIFQKLNIFDRSFYQLSVVTSEIKEEEEELKKTTSFLKANNEEIKNLSLEINSKINNILQERTQLQSKVGNLEERLKGLSQSMVPSDQLSEITSLKEVIEAQDKTIANLLKAVKEQHDQLDYQKIKIKNLEEKLSYESFQDTADKLMDSDYETLNMFEYLKGNSTGLETSDFPVDCTEVFNKGETNSGVYVIKPNQSEPFSVFCEMSSGGSTVIQRRVDGSVDFDQTWEKYEKGFGDLEKDFWLGLKKIHSITQEGVYILRVDLEDWKEEKHWVEYRFSLEGPSKDYSLHVSHFSGDLPDTMANCTGMKFATKDRNTDSNQNSNCARSSTGGWWLNACGETNLNARHVWLRPKGRLMRRKGIHWRPTTGSSYSLKMTKISIRQASTADISI, from the exons ATGAAGGTATTTTTCCTGTTGCTGGTGCTAGCCAGTTCAACCGTTGCTGCCCCCCTGGAAGCCTCGGGTAGACAAGAACACCCGACCCTGTCTTCCCAGGCTTCCACCATAGCGCCGATCCAACCCGAGCCCAGGTCTCGCTTTGCCATGCTGGACGATGTTCGCCTACTAGCAAACGGCCTCCTCCAGTTAGGCCAGAGTTTACGAGAGTTCGTCCACAAGACCAAGGCACAGATCAACGACATCTTCCAAAAGCTCAATATTTTTGACCGCTCTTTTTACCAGCTCTCAGTCGTCACATCGGAGattaaagaggaagaagaagagctcAAAAAGACAACTAGCTTTTTGAAGGCCAACAATGAGGAGATCAAGAATTTGTCACTGGAAATCAACTCGAAGATCAACAACATCTTACAGGAGCGCACACAACTGCAGAGCAAGGTGGGGAACCTTGAAGAAAGACTGAAGGGCTTGTCGCAGAGCATGGTCCCTTCTGATCAGCTTAGTGAAATCACATCTCTCAAG gAAGTGATTGAAGCTCAAGATAAAACAATTGCCAATCTTCTGAAAGCTGTGAAGGAGCAACATGATCAGCTGGACTACCagaaaataaagattaaaaaccTGGAGGAAAAG CTCAGCTATGAGAGTTTTCAAGATACAGCTGATAAACTAATGGACTCAGACTACGAAACTCTCAATATGTTTGAATATCTGAAAGGAAACTCAACTGGCCTGGAAACAAGTG attttccCGTGGACTGCACTGAGGTGTTTAACAAAGGAGAAACAAATAGCGGTGTCTACGTTATCAAACCAAACCAATCAGAGCCATTCAGCGTTTTCTGTGAAATGAGTTCAG GGGGTTCAACAGTCATCCAGCGCAGGGTTGATGGTTCGGTGGATTTTGATCAGACATGGGAAAAGTACGAAAAAGGTTTTGGAGACCTGGAAA AGGACTTCTGGCTGGGCTTAAAAAAGATCCACAGCATTACACAGGAGGGTGTTTACATCCTTCGCGTTGATTTAGAGGACTGGAAGGAGGAAAAACACTGGGTTGAATACCGCTTCTCACTGGAAGGTCCCTCCAAGGACTATAGTCTTCATGTCAGCCATTTCTCAGGTGACCTGCCTGATACCATGGCCAACTGCACCGGCATGAAATTTGCCAcgaaagacagaaacacagacagcaacCAGAACTCCAACTGTGCACGCAGCTCCACAG GTGGCTGGTGGCTCAATGCTTGCGGTGAAACCAACCTTAATGCTAGGCATGTGTGGCTGAGACCAAAGGGGCGCTTGATGAGGAGGAAGGGCATTCACTGGAGGCCAACCACAGGGTCCTCGTACTCACTCAAGATGACCAAAATCTCCATTCGACAAGCTTCAACTGCTGATATCTCCATCTGA